Proteins found in one Asterias rubens chromosome 12, eAstRub1.3, whole genome shotgun sequence genomic segment:
- the LOC117297810 gene encoding uncharacterized protein PB18E9.04c-like: MPRSSKRPAAPAAVTETAATKRRRGRPATRSSPTRTTATPAAGVLPTSASNAAASAPPPPTTTAPSTTPACGGNVMADGVPPSTVTVPPTAVTVHGAVVPPTTNGESFNTPIIVSSVSASLAGLDSAPLHSVCDDLGATVPLALQENIWKGEFVEFGSLLRPARHSENDCVFMVGTHESPAWQLRPHKQTQRITSIEQWTSAFLIFASIFLQRHPGASN; encoded by the coding sequence ATGCCTCGTTCGAGTAAGCGGCCAGCTGCCCCTGCAGCAGTTACGGAGACAGCCGCGACTAAGCGCCGAAGGGGACGGCCTGCTACCCGCTCATCGCCCACCAGGACAACCGCTACTCCCGCGGCTGGTGTTTTGCCAACATCGGCTTCCAATGCCGCTGCTTCGGCACCACCGCCGCCCACGACGACGGCCCCGTCGACGACACCAGCTTGTGGAGGGAATGTCATGGCGGATGGGGTACCTCCATCGACGGTTACGGTTCCACCAACGGCAGTGACGGTGCATGGGGCAGTCGTGCCGCCGACAACAAACGGTGAGTCTTTCAATACACCAATAATTGTAAGTTCCGTTAGCGCGTCGCTTGCTGGGCTAGATAGCGCGCCACTGCACAGCGTCTGTGACGATCTTGGGGCCACCGTGCCCTTAGCGTTGCAAGAAAACATTTGGAAGGGCGAGTTTGTGGAGTTCGGGTCCCTTTTGCGACCTGCTCGTCATTCCGAAAATGACTGCGTGTTCATGGTTGGGACGCACGAGTCACCGGCTTGGCAACTGCGGCCGCATAAGCAGACCCAACGGATCACGTCCATTGAGCAATGGACATCGGCATTTTTGATTTTTGCTTCCATTTTTCTGCAGCGTCATCCTGGTGCCTCAAATTGA